One stretch of Bremerella cremea DNA includes these proteins:
- a CDS encoding S8 family peptidase, giving the protein MPGSHDFEYLTLIRREEGPARYGQPRFRESDQTRANRDDRPKHSAHLGSQVSAVTSFWNGERQKREYNNLPPVGEGIPLLLQIDESYDVDSLRHYFQFEVVSEQDDGFVIVASEDRSLAFFQQKLSDFVGSITGSAGIAKIHELETDFTQEDRLKRILSDTLFAELPKLDGDAPYIVDISISCQGNIELPKKPKRGRMLDKTWAKKEAEWSEARARAYEHWDELKDERMETIQEFITFYKGEILGDAAPNSDAPPDYFELRLRLPARGLKDLLLNHPYIFEVVEPEDIELPQGHTRQLEDIAAQLTLNPPAADAPRVCVIDSGIQEEHILLSQAIEKDASYCFLPGISPADVADYVVNGGHGTRVAGAVLYGNMIPDRGSIDLETWIQNARVLDDHCRMPVALLPPALIREVVKHFHEGPSQTRIFNHSINADMPCRRRHMSAWAAEIDRLSNEYDILVIQSIGNLAMTSPAPKLGVFELVNGGKDYPDYFTEACSRLANPSQSFQALTVGSVGHGAYENGGWRSFSARKGDPSAFSRAGLGIWNSIKPEVVEFGGDFLRTAGASPSVSAPSHAKDCYPSLVRSTLGGGPAFDRDDIGTSFSAPMVTRIASRLAAILPEASCLLYRALIVQSARWPDWAGALRAEEKAALISRIGYGVPNIEVATTNNDFRTTFITNQEQEIKQGECHIYQVPIPASVRAAGSDYSIRVDVTLSYAAEPRRTRMGHRGYLSTWLDWLSNRREESLDSFISRAVKDDEDAIREGVSFPWMIHARSSDGQVPNVRRNIGTLQKDWAIIRSNQLPQDFCIAVRGHKGWSTDPDNIANYTLAVTFDITGKEIAIYDPFRVAVEELEAELGIGEAEAEVFI; this is encoded by the coding sequence ATGCCCGGTAGCCACGACTTTGAGTATCTCACTCTCATTCGGCGGGAAGAAGGTCCTGCTCGCTATGGTCAGCCCAGATTTCGGGAAAGCGATCAAACCCGTGCAAATCGGGACGATCGCCCAAAACACTCCGCCCATCTGGGGAGCCAGGTTTCTGCGGTTACGTCTTTCTGGAATGGCGAACGGCAAAAGCGAGAATACAACAATCTACCGCCCGTCGGTGAAGGTATTCCGCTGCTGCTTCAAATCGACGAATCCTACGACGTAGATTCCCTCCGACACTATTTTCAGTTTGAAGTAGTCTCGGAACAGGACGACGGCTTTGTCATTGTGGCATCTGAAGATCGATCGCTTGCTTTTTTTCAGCAGAAACTTAGTGATTTCGTCGGCAGTATTACCGGATCGGCAGGGATCGCCAAAATTCATGAACTAGAGACTGACTTCACGCAAGAAGACCGTCTCAAGAGAATTCTGTCAGATACGCTCTTCGCTGAACTGCCCAAGTTAGACGGGGATGCCCCGTACATTGTCGATATCAGTATCTCTTGTCAGGGCAACATCGAGTTGCCCAAAAAGCCCAAGCGAGGCCGCATGTTAGACAAGACATGGGCCAAGAAAGAGGCAGAGTGGTCGGAAGCACGGGCAAGGGCTTATGAGCACTGGGATGAGCTCAAAGATGAACGAATGGAAACCATCCAGGAGTTTATCACGTTCTACAAGGGTGAGATTCTCGGCGACGCCGCCCCAAACTCAGACGCTCCGCCAGACTATTTTGAGCTTCGTCTTCGCCTGCCTGCCCGGGGACTTAAGGATCTCTTGCTTAACCATCCCTATATCTTCGAAGTGGTCGAACCGGAAGATATTGAATTACCCCAAGGCCATACACGACAGCTCGAAGATATTGCCGCCCAGCTTACTCTCAATCCCCCAGCCGCCGATGCCCCGCGGGTCTGTGTAATTGATAGCGGTATTCAAGAAGAACACATTCTGCTTTCACAGGCAATCGAGAAGGACGCTTCCTATTGTTTTCTACCTGGCATTTCACCCGCTGACGTGGCGGATTACGTAGTCAACGGAGGACATGGCACGAGAGTGGCCGGTGCGGTGCTTTACGGCAACATGATTCCGGACCGCGGGTCCATTGACCTTGAAACATGGATTCAAAATGCGAGGGTTCTCGACGACCATTGTCGTATGCCGGTCGCCCTATTGCCTCCCGCCCTCATCCGCGAAGTGGTAAAACATTTTCACGAAGGTCCAAGCCAAACCCGGATCTTCAATCATTCGATCAATGCCGATATGCCGTGCCGCCGCCGGCATATGTCTGCCTGGGCTGCTGAAATCGACCGGCTTTCTAACGAGTATGACATTTTGGTTATTCAAAGTATCGGCAATCTTGCGATGACCAGTCCTGCTCCCAAGCTCGGAGTCTTCGAGCTTGTCAATGGTGGCAAAGACTATCCTGACTATTTCACAGAAGCTTGTTCTCGCTTAGCCAATCCTTCCCAGAGCTTCCAAGCTTTGACTGTCGGATCAGTCGGTCATGGTGCCTATGAAAATGGCGGTTGGAGAAGCTTCAGTGCTCGTAAAGGTGATCCCTCCGCGTTTAGCCGTGCGGGTCTTGGAATTTGGAATTCGATCAAGCCGGAGGTGGTTGAGTTTGGTGGCGATTTCCTCCGCACAGCGGGTGCATCACCGAGCGTCTCGGCTCCATCTCATGCGAAAGACTGTTATCCTTCGCTTGTCCGTTCGACGCTAGGTGGTGGCCCAGCGTTTGATCGCGATGACATCGGAACATCCTTTTCGGCACCAATGGTCACGCGAATCGCTTCGCGACTTGCAGCGATACTACCTGAGGCCTCATGCCTACTTTATCGGGCATTGATTGTGCAATCGGCCCGTTGGCCGGATTGGGCCGGGGCACTTCGTGCGGAAGAGAAAGCCGCATTGATTTCACGCATCGGCTATGGCGTTCCAAACATTGAGGTTGCCACAACAAATAACGACTTCAGGACGACCTTTATCACCAATCAAGAACAGGAAATCAAACAGGGCGAATGCCATATTTACCAAGTGCCTATCCCTGCGTCCGTCCGGGCGGCAGGATCTGATTACTCAATTCGCGTCGATGTGACACTGTCGTATGCAGCTGAACCCCGCCGAACCCGCATGGGACATCGTGGTTACCTTTCTACGTGGCTCGACTGGCTGAGCAACCGTCGTGAAGAATCACTTGACTCCTTCATTTCCAGAGCCGTCAAAGATGATGAGGATGCAATTCGCGAGGGAGTGAGTTTTCCGTGGATGATCCATGCCCGTTCATCCGATGGCCAAGTCCCCAATGTGAGACGAAATATCGGTACACTCCAGAAAGATTGGGCAATTATCCGGTCGAATCAACTACCGCAAGATTTTTGTATTGCCGTCCGCGGGCACAAGGGATGGAGTACCGACCCCGATAATATCGCCAATTACACACTAGCCGTCACCTTCGATATCACGGGGAAAGAAATCGCCATTTATGATCCTTTTCGCGTTGCCGTTGAAGAGTTGGAAGCAGAGCTGGGTATCGGCGAAGCCGAGGCGGAGGTCTTCATCTAG
- a CDS encoding AAA family ATPase: protein MNADILKRVVRAIAEGSQGDLDSLARTIVESERRIGHTRLANQLENILSRSRSKRHPDASSRELSELPTSRRHGESLLTLMPRESLEHHMVLPREIEVRFARIEQEFAARERLGAYGLKPRKTVLLYGPPGCGKSLGAKRLAWNVGLPLLKVRFDALISSFFGESASNLRSVFDAARERPCVLLLDECDFIARSRANSKDIGEVNRIVNSLLTLMEEYDAPGLLVATTNIEESLDAALFRRFDDVFLVPTPGPEQIEELLKTRLSSVATAKDIRWHNLIHSLEGASAAMVCKTAEEAAKSAVLAGKKIVTSEYLENAIADQKRSEFLKEG from the coding sequence ATGAATGCTGACATCCTAAAACGTGTGGTTCGAGCAATCGCCGAGGGCTCCCAGGGCGACCTGGATTCGCTTGCGCGCACGATCGTGGAATCCGAGCGAAGAATCGGCCATACCCGACTCGCCAATCAGCTGGAAAACATCTTGTCACGGTCTCGCAGCAAACGGCATCCGGATGCTTCTTCCCGGGAATTGAGCGAACTTCCCACCAGTCGCCGACACGGTGAGTCGCTCCTGACTCTCATGCCAAGAGAATCCCTAGAGCACCACATGGTGCTGCCTCGGGAGATCGAGGTACGCTTCGCCCGAATCGAACAGGAGTTTGCTGCCCGGGAAAGATTGGGGGCTTACGGGCTAAAACCGAGAAAAACGGTTTTGCTTTACGGTCCCCCTGGCTGCGGCAAATCGCTAGGGGCAAAGCGATTAGCTTGGAATGTTGGATTACCACTCTTGAAGGTTCGGTTCGACGCCCTGATTTCATCGTTCTTTGGAGAATCTGCCAGCAATCTGCGATCAGTATTCGATGCCGCGCGGGAACGACCTTGTGTACTATTGCTCGATGAGTGTGACTTTATCGCTCGGTCGCGGGCAAATTCGAAAGATATCGGAGAAGTCAATCGGATCGTCAACTCGCTTCTCACCTTGATGGAAGAATACGATGCCCCAGGACTACTGGTTGCAACAACCAATATCGAAGAGTCCCTAGATGCTGCCCTATTCCGGCGATTTGACGATGTCTTTCTTGTTCCAACTCCTGGCCCGGAGCAGATAGAAGAACTCTTGAAGACTCGCTTATCTTCTGTCGCAACCGCGAAAGACATTCGCTGGCACAATCTCATTCATTCGCTAGAAGGAGCCTCTGCCGCGATGGTCTGCAAGACGGCCGAAGAAGCAGCGAAGTCTGCCGTTCTTGCCGGCAAGAAGATTGTTACCAGTGAGTATCTCGAAAACGCCATCGCCGACCAAAAGAGGTCTGAGTTTCTGAAGGAAGGTTAA
- a CDS encoding tyrosine-type recombinase/integrase, translating to MTTLLAPDDIAAPSDFLPPILSGQQTIEVQRKVERFYLSLDEMLERWIARRQSCHTQRAYRQDIESLLKFLGIRWPEDSLQLLRLSVADVQAWRDQLIAEGKAPKTLNRRVSSVSSFFKYLQGAAAELRLPITVPNPAHAQFISRASTDPVHETKHLSATRARQLMGLPAGQSLVDYRDRAILKWYVYSGVRLSTACRLNVDDFHIDGEEATVRIVEKGDKRRTIGLHFAAAEALSEYLKEAGIEDGPIFRPRKGPNTDKLSDDRLSESGMQHIVRSYLKRLPSGLAKSGDGISRCVYSTHSLRATTATLLLESGVDIRKVQELLGHRHITTTEIYDKRRRSTSESASHDMPV from the coding sequence ATGACCACCCTACTCGCCCCGGATGATATTGCAGCACCCTCAGACTTCTTACCTCCGATTTTGTCCGGCCAGCAGACGATCGAAGTTCAAAGGAAGGTTGAGCGGTTCTACCTTTCTCTGGACGAAATGCTTGAGCGGTGGATTGCCAGACGGCAAAGCTGCCATACCCAGCGGGCCTACCGGCAGGACATCGAGTCCCTTTTGAAGTTCTTGGGTATTCGCTGGCCAGAAGACAGCCTTCAACTACTCCGACTTTCGGTCGCCGATGTTCAGGCATGGCGAGATCAGCTCATTGCCGAGGGAAAAGCTCCTAAGACATTGAATCGGCGGGTTTCGTCGGTTTCCAGCTTCTTTAAGTATCTTCAGGGAGCGGCGGCGGAGTTGAGGCTGCCGATTACTGTGCCGAATCCAGCTCATGCTCAGTTTATTTCGAGGGCTTCAACCGATCCGGTCCACGAAACGAAACATCTTTCAGCCACGCGTGCCCGGCAACTAATGGGACTGCCAGCGGGACAGTCGCTCGTGGACTATCGTGATCGAGCGATTTTGAAATGGTATGTCTATAGTGGCGTCCGGCTGAGTACGGCGTGTCGGTTGAACGTAGACGATTTTCATATCGATGGAGAAGAAGCGACGGTCCGCATTGTTGAAAAGGGAGATAAGCGTCGCACAATTGGTCTTCACTTCGCTGCGGCAGAAGCACTCTCAGAATACTTGAAAGAAGCCGGGATTGAGGACGGTCCGATCTTCCGGCCCCGGAAGGGTCCTAATACAGACAAGCTTTCGGACGATCGCCTGTCCGAAAGCGGGATGCAACATATCGTACGGAGCTACCTGAAGAGACTCCCCAGTGGTCTAGCAAAATCGGGTGACGGCATCTCGCGGTGCGTTTACAGTACTCACAGCCTCCGTGCGACAACGGCAACGTTGCTACTTGAATCTGGCGTCGATATCCGAAAAGTACAGGAACTTCTGGGGCACAGGCACATCACCACGACAGAGATTTATGACAAGCGTAGGCGTTCCACCTCGGAAAGTGCCAGCCACGACATGCCGGTCTGA
- a CDS encoding DEAD/DEAH box helicase, whose amino-acid sequence MKWPSLRPIQEEAIHAILKSNADVLISAATAAGKTEAAFLPILSEVHENPTPSVQAMYVGPLKALINDQFGRLEDLCQRAEIDVHRWHGDVDAGKKNRLMEKPSGVLLITPESIESLMINRNTRLPSVFRGLKYVVIDEIHALIGNVRGTHLRSLLFRLRRYVEHDFRIVGLSATLGNAFSDYAEWMRPDRDREVSLISAKDEGKQLLYKIHAYTISKPDAHTSCSADESYKSTGAMPQDMFRHFSGHKNLIFANRKSDVEWFADELNSQCRAKNLPEEFLVHHGSLSKEIREYTEQEMQKERPRTTVCSSTLELGIDIGNVRSVGQVDPPYSVNSLVQRLGRSGRKKGEPQRMRLYIREEDVDEQSELTDRLHLDLLQAIALSELLLSRPRWVEPPRLVSWDLSTLTQQILSTLAETGGCQAGVIFERLCRRGGFRSMPPNVFSELLRGLGKRQIIEQMSQGDLILAPDGEKVVGHYSFYSAFQAPIEFNVIAGSETIGRLPVESLPQVNDHLLLAGRRWQVVAIDDEQKVILVRSSPGKAPPRFLPNGGDIHERVRQKMREVLLASSPVSYLDSTASRLLQNARNAAAFSDIAKGSIVALSPNKILWFTWTGTRTQRALMLIAEVLKLRPVDHHVALELACSQTEATEKFSAYAKSTPNAIQLAEELPFKHINKFDYLVDDTLLVQGLARDYLDLDGALWLIETIS is encoded by the coding sequence GAAGATTGGAAGATCTATGTCAGCGTGCCGAGATCGATGTTCACCGTTGGCACGGTGATGTCGATGCAGGCAAAAAGAATCGGCTGATGGAGAAACCGTCCGGTGTGCTCTTAATTACGCCTGAATCGATTGAGTCGCTAATGATCAATCGAAACACGCGACTACCTTCCGTGTTTCGCGGACTCAAGTATGTCGTCATCGATGAAATTCACGCCCTGATTGGAAATGTTCGAGGGACACATTTAAGGAGTCTCCTCTTCCGATTGCGGCGATATGTGGAGCACGACTTTCGAATAGTTGGGCTTTCCGCGACTTTGGGCAACGCTTTCTCAGACTACGCCGAATGGATGCGACCTGATAGGGATCGCGAAGTATCACTCATCTCGGCGAAGGACGAAGGAAAGCAGTTACTCTACAAGATTCACGCCTACACGATCTCCAAGCCTGATGCTCACACTTCCTGCTCAGCTGACGAATCGTACAAGTCGACCGGTGCCATGCCGCAGGACATGTTTCGACACTTTTCAGGTCACAAGAATCTGATTTTCGCGAATAGAAAGTCGGATGTTGAATGGTTCGCCGATGAGCTCAATTCACAATGTCGAGCCAAGAACCTACCTGAGGAATTTCTTGTGCATCACGGCTCGCTAAGCAAAGAGATTCGCGAGTACACTGAACAGGAGATGCAGAAGGAGCGTCCGAGGACTACCGTCTGTTCATCGACTCTGGAATTAGGTATCGATATCGGAAACGTACGATCCGTCGGTCAAGTCGATCCGCCATATTCGGTGAATTCTCTGGTTCAACGCCTGGGGCGAAGCGGTCGGAAGAAAGGCGAGCCTCAACGAATGCGACTCTACATACGGGAGGAAGATGTTGATGAACAATCCGAACTAACGGACCGTCTTCATCTTGATTTGCTTCAAGCTATCGCTTTGTCCGAATTGCTGCTAAGTAGGCCTCGATGGGTTGAACCACCACGACTGGTGTCTTGGGACCTTAGCACACTCACGCAACAGATTCTCAGTACGTTGGCGGAAACCGGCGGATGTCAGGCCGGCGTAATCTTTGAACGCCTTTGTCGGCGTGGCGGCTTCAGATCAATGCCGCCGAATGTCTTTAGCGAGCTCCTACGCGGACTCGGAAAACGCCAAATAATAGAGCAGATGTCGCAGGGCGATCTCATTCTAGCTCCCGATGGCGAAAAAGTCGTGGGGCACTACTCGTTCTACAGTGCTTTCCAAGCCCCCATCGAATTCAACGTAATTGCCGGAAGCGAAACAATTGGCAGATTGCCAGTTGAGTCACTTCCACAAGTGAACGACCACCTTCTCCTTGCGGGGCGTCGGTGGCAGGTTGTAGCCATTGACGATGAGCAGAAGGTGATTCTCGTACGTTCGTCGCCAGGCAAAGCTCCCCCAAGGTTTCTGCCCAATGGTGGCGATATCCACGAAAGGGTTCGTCAAAAAATGCGAGAGGTACTGTTGGCGTCCTCGCCAGTGTCCTACCTCGATTCCACCGCCAGTCGATTACTTCAAAACGCCAGAAATGCTGCGGCATTCAGTGACATCGCGAAAGGCTCAATAGTGGCGTTGTCACCCAATAAGATTCTTTGGTTCACTTGGACTGGCACGAGAACTCAACGAGCATTAATGCTAATTGCGGAAGTATTAAAGCTACGCCCCGTGGATCATCATGTAGCTTTGGAGTTGGCATGTTCCCAAACCGAAGCGACCGAAAAATTCTCTGCTTATGCCAAGTCAACTCCAAATGCCATTCAGTTGGCGGAGGAGTTGCCGTTCAAGCACATCAACAAATTCGACTACCTGGTTGATGATACGTTGCTTGTCCAAGGCTTAGCCAGAGACTACCTGGATCTCGACGGTGCCCTGTGGCTGATCGAGACTATTTCGTAG